A portion of the Clostridium gelidum genome contains these proteins:
- a CDS encoding GNAT family N-acetyltransferase — protein MHLKTDRLIIRDFDKKDAAGLYEFLEHPPVHCFMSEKLDSLDEAEKEVERRGKEGEHFAVCLSDTDSIIGDLFAIKEEPDTYSVGWNFNLKYGKIGYATEAAKALINYLFNNDARRIYAYAEDDNIPSQKLCERLGMRKEGLFMEFISFVNNPDGTPHYENTYQYAILKKEHFKDVYEIIKI, from the coding sequence ATGCATTTGAAAACAGATAGATTAATAATTCGTGATTTTGACAAAAAAGATGCTGCGGGATTGTATGAATTCCTTGAGCACCCACCTGTACATTGTTTTATGAGTGAAAAATTAGATTCACTTGATGAAGCAGAAAAAGAAGTGGAGAGAAGAGGCAAAGAAGGTGAACACTTCGCTGTTTGCTTGTCTGATACAGATTCAATTATTGGGGATCTTTTTGCCATAAAAGAGGAGCCTGATACATATAGCGTCGGATGGAATTTCAATTTAAAATACGGCAAGATCGGTTATGCAACTGAAGCGGCAAAAGCGTTAATCAACTACCTCTTCAATAACGATGCAAGGAGAATATATGCTTATGCTGAAGACGATAATATTCCGTCCCAAAAACTTTGTGAGCGACTTGGAATGAGAAAAGAAGGACTCTTTATGGAATTTATATCTTTCGTGAACAACCCAGATGGAACTCCGCATTATGAAAATACCTACCAATATGCCATTCTGAAAAAAGAGCATTTTAAAGATGTATATGAAATAATAAAAATATAA